In Helicobacter ganmani, a single genomic region encodes these proteins:
- a CDS encoding 4Fe-4S dicluster-binding protein → MNYKGWNEFEAGSVLFPFDKGNAAVEKHADSRNYREDSSYKASVAHWRVEKPVHNVEHCINCYFCWVYCPDSSILVRDEKMSGVDYVHCKGCGVCVDVCPTNPKSLLMFSDYESNENALSKWPKKEEKKKD, encoded by the coding sequence ATGAATTATAAAGGTTGGAACGAGTTTGAAGCGGGTTCTGTGCTGTTCCCTTTTGATAAAGGTAATGCAGCGGTAGAAAAACACGCAGATTCTAGAAATTATCGTGAGGATAGCTCTTATAAGGCAAGTGTAGCGCATTGGCGTGTAGAAAAACCTGTGCATAATGTAGAGCATTGCATTAATTGCTATTTTTGTTGGGTTTATTGCCCAGATTCTTCAATTTTGGTGCGAGATGAAAAAATGAGCGGCGTAGATTATGTGCATTGCAAAGGCTGTGGCGTGTGTGTAGATGTATGCCCAACAAATCCAAAATCTCTTTTGATGTTTAGTGATTATGAGAGCAATGAAAATGCACTTAGCAAATGGCCTAAAAAAGAAGAAAAGAAAAAGGATTAA
- a CDS encoding pyruvate flavodoxin oxidoreductase subunit gamma, protein MLEIRWHSRAGQGAVTGAKGLADVIAGTGKEVQAFAFYGSAKRGAAMTAYNRIDESPILNHEKFMNPDYILVIDPGLVYITDICANEKDSTKYIITTHLSKEEFLKSKPELKGKEVYILDCIGLSLEAFGKSIPNAPMLGAFLKISGALELDFFLESFKKVLGKKLPQKIIDANMEVIRKAYNEVK, encoded by the coding sequence ATGCTTGAAATTAGATGGCATAGCCGTGCAGGACAAGGTGCAGTAACAGGAGCAAAAGGTTTGGCAGATGTGATTGCAGGGACAGGCAAGGAAGTGCAGGCTTTTGCATTTTATGGTTCAGCAAAAAGAGGTGCAGCAATGACAGCGTATAATAGAATTGATGAAAGTCCAATTCTTAACCACGAAAAATTTATGAATCCAGATTATATCTTAGTCATTGACCCTGGTTTAGTGTATATCACAGATATTTGCGCAAACGAAAAAGATTCCACAAAATACATTATTACAACACACTTAAGTAAAGAGGAATTTTTAAAATCCAAACCAGAGCTTAAAGGCAAGGAAGTTTATATACTAGATTGTATTGGGCTTTCTTTAGAGGCTTTTGGCAAGTCAATCCCTAATGCACCAATGCTTGGAGCATTTTTGAAAATTTCGGGTGCGTTGGAGTTGGACTTTTTCTTGGAATCTTTCAAAAAAGTATTAGGCAAAAAACTTCCACAAAAAATCATTGATGCAAATATGGAAGTAATTAGAAAAGCGTATAACGAAGTAAAATAG
- a CDS encoding YdcH family protein, producing the protein MLHEYRDEISVLKQENAHFAKIFDEHNELDQKIQDISEGREHASSMELAELKRKKLELKDEAYAMVMEYIKENKK; encoded by the coding sequence ATGTTACACGAATATAGAGATGAGATTAGCGTTTTAAAGCAAGAGAACGCGCATTTTGCCAAAATTTTTGATGAGCATAACGAATTAGACCAAAAGATCCAAGATATTTCAGAGGGTAGAGAACACGCTTCAAGTATGGAATTAGCCGAGCTAAAACGCAAAAAATTAGAGCTTAAAGACGAAGCGTATGCTATGGTGATGGAATACATCAAAGAGAACAAAAAATAA